One genomic segment of Aquamicrobium lusatiense includes these proteins:
- a CDS encoding MgtC/SapB family protein: MKALATFELTAFADTFVAFAAAFILGTLIGVERQYRQRTAGLRTNVLVAVGAAAFVDLGQRVAGDAEAVRVISYVVSGIGFLGAGVIMKEGMNVRGLNTAATLWCSAAVGACTGTGMVAEATLLTCFVLAGNTLLRPLVNMINRIPIDDRSTEATYEVSVISSREAMPQMRDLLVERLEAADYPVSDVEITDRGNNTVEIVATLVSTAVDPHEIEAVTSYLEQQKGVSDASWDGSTRD; the protein is encoded by the coding sequence ATGAAAGCCCTGGCCACCTTCGAGCTGACAGCCTTTGCCGACACCTTTGTGGCCTTTGCGGCGGCTTTCATTCTGGGAACGCTGATCGGCGTCGAGCGGCAATATCGCCAGCGGACTGCGGGTCTTCGCACCAATGTGCTGGTGGCGGTGGGCGCAGCTGCCTTCGTCGATCTCGGCCAGCGTGTCGCGGGCGATGCGGAAGCGGTGCGGGTGATCTCCTATGTGGTGTCCGGCATCGGCTTTCTCGGCGCCGGCGTCATCATGAAGGAAGGCATGAACGTGCGCGGCCTCAACACCGCAGCAACCCTGTGGTGCTCCGCTGCCGTGGGCGCCTGCACCGGAACCGGCATGGTGGCCGAGGCCACGCTGCTGACCTGCTTCGTTCTCGCCGGCAACACATTGCTGCGGCCGCTGGTCAATATGATCAACCGCATTCCCATCGATGACCGCTCCACCGAGGCCACCTATGAAGTCAGCGTCATTTCCAGCCGCGAGGCCATGCCCCAGATGCGCGATCTTCTGGTGGAACGTCTGGAAGCTGCCGACTATCCGGTCAGCGATGTGGAGATAACCGACCGGGGCAACAACACCGTCGAGATCGTGGCGACACTGGTTTCAACCGCCGTCGATCCGCACGAGATAGAAGCGGTGACCAGCTATCTGGAACAGCAGAAGGGGGTTTCCGACGCAAGCTGGGATGGCAGCACCCGCGACTGA